In the genome of Quercus robur chromosome 3, dhQueRobu3.1, whole genome shotgun sequence, one region contains:
- the LOC126718778 gene encoding protein FEZ-like, producing the protein MDERIIDGDKLDEVMLPGFRFHPTDEELVGFYLKRKIQQRPLSIELIKQLDIYKYDPWDLPKFATTGEKEWYFYCPRDRKYRNSARPNRVTGAGFWKATGTDRPIYSSEGSKCIGLKKSLVFYKGRAAKGIKTDWMMHEFRLPSLTDPTAPPKRFVDKSIPANDSWAICRIFKKTNSTTQRALSHSWVSPSPTETNTLDMLVKGQHCTQFSQENMSLTSKTNCSAATHFSINNDIQQLSSTTFSPLDFVCYKSLNQLADKPSQLTGDLPSSFLFSPLETSTPTKCTVDISSMLLNMPSSMLGDFGTKVSESIDYSGPQEHCNGFSFSLLQDMQGNIASGGEQANALMKNPNMTHADDHWETVRSIGFPFSLPSNNDAWKTNLAWDSSPCPSEMSTSFSTTKSYT; encoded by the exons ATGGATGAGAGAATTATTGATGGTGATAAACTAGATGAAGTGATGCTACCAGGGTTTCGATTTCATCCAACTGATGAGGAGCTTGTAGGGTTTTATCTGAAGAGAAAAATTCAGCAGCGGCCTCTCTCTATCGAGCTCATCAAGCAGCTTGATATCTATAAATATGATCCATGGGATCTTCCAA AGTTTGCCACAACTGGAGAAAAAGAGTGGTATTTCTACTGCCCTAGGGATAGGAAATACAGAAACAGTGCAAGGCCTAATCGGGTAACTGGAGCTGGGTTTTGGAAAGCCACAGGAACTGACAGGCCTATTTACTCCTCTGAAGGTTCCAAGTGCATTGGCTTGAAGAAATCCCTTGTTTTCTACAAAGGTAGAGCTGCCAAAGGTATCAAAACTGACTGGATGATGCATGAGTTTAGGTTACCTTCACTTACTGACCCAACAGCACCACCAAAGAGATTTGTGGACAAAAGCATTCCTGCCAAT GACTCATGGGCAATATGCAGGATATTCAAGAAAACTAATTCCACAACCCAAAgagctctctctcactcttgGGTTTCTCCATCACCAACTGAAACTAACACACTTGATATGCTAGTCAAAGGTCAGCACTGCACTCAGTTTTCTCAGGAGAACATGTCATTGACATCAAAAACCAACTGTTCAGCAGCCACTCATTTCTCTATTAACAATGACATACAACAATTATCTTCCACTACGTTTTCTCCCTTAGATTTTGTGTGCTACAAATCCTTAAATCAATTAGCAGATAAACCTTCTCAACTCACTGGAGACCTTCCCTCTAGCTTCTTGTTTTCACCTCTAGAAACTTCAACACCAACAAAATGCACAGTTGATATTTCTTCCATGCTGTTAAACATGCCCTCTTCAATGCTTGGAGATTTTGGTACTAAGGTCAGTGAGAGTATAGACTATAGTGGGCCACAAGAACATTGCAATGGCTTCTCATTCAGTTTACTTCAAGACATGCAAGGGAACATTGCTAGTGGAGGTGAGCAAGCCAATGCCTTGATGAAGAATCCTAATATGACACATGCTGATGATCATTGGGAGACCGTCCGATCCATTGGATTTCCATTCAGTTTGCCTTCGAATAATGATGCTTGGAAGACAAACTTAGCGTGGGATTCTTCACCATGTCCAAGTGAAATGTCCACAAGTTTTTCTACAACCAAGAGCTATACTTAA